The following are encoded in a window of Amycolatopsis lexingtonensis genomic DNA:
- a CDS encoding sugar ABC transporter substrate-binding protein has translation MPVARRALVLAASAALLAACSPSPAPTTSNNAQPAGSITELDYYADEQGSAAWQKILDTCAGQTGIKIERQKVPTNQMLPKVLQGASSKTLPDLLFTDNPTLQQVAATGALTPLADYGITTDGYYESIVKAGTYQDKVYGVAPGVNGLALIYNKDLLAAAGVQPPKTWDELKTAAAKLTKDGKYGLAFSAIPSEEGTWQFLPFFWSNGAELSQLDSAPSVKALQFVTDLVNSGSASKSVVTWNQNDVADQFVAGNAAMMVNGSWNLARLDEQQSLHYGVVPIPVPQAGAKPVVALGGEVGAVPVTGGPTQQAAGKVLSCILSEPTMLEWSKAHAYIPSKTATAAKFGAQQPAMQAFVDEVGTARSRTAELGEKYPKVSQALADALQAALTGKLPADQALKAAQQASGS, from the coding sequence ATGCCCGTAGCCCGTCGCGCCCTCGTCCTGGCCGCGAGCGCCGCGCTCCTGGCCGCCTGCAGCCCCAGTCCCGCGCCCACGACGTCGAACAACGCCCAGCCCGCCGGCTCGATCACCGAGCTCGACTACTACGCCGACGAGCAGGGATCGGCGGCCTGGCAGAAGATCCTCGACACGTGCGCGGGCCAGACCGGCATCAAGATCGAGCGGCAGAAGGTGCCGACGAACCAGATGCTGCCGAAGGTCCTGCAGGGCGCCAGCTCGAAGACGTTGCCGGACCTGCTGTTCACCGACAACCCGACGCTGCAGCAGGTCGCCGCCACCGGCGCGCTGACCCCGCTGGCCGACTACGGCATCACCACCGACGGCTACTACGAGAGCATCGTCAAGGCCGGGACCTACCAGGACAAGGTGTACGGCGTGGCCCCCGGCGTCAACGGGCTCGCGCTGATCTACAACAAGGACCTCCTCGCCGCGGCCGGCGTCCAGCCGCCGAAGACCTGGGACGAGCTCAAGACCGCCGCGGCCAAGCTGACCAAGGACGGCAAGTACGGGCTCGCCTTCTCCGCCATCCCCTCCGAAGAAGGCACCTGGCAGTTCCTGCCGTTCTTCTGGAGCAACGGGGCAGAACTGTCCCAGTTGGACTCCGCGCCGTCCGTGAAAGCGCTTCAATTCGTGACGGACCTGGTGAACTCCGGGTCGGCGTCGAAGTCCGTGGTGACCTGGAACCAGAACGACGTCGCCGACCAGTTCGTCGCGGGCAACGCGGCGATGATGGTCAACGGGTCGTGGAACCTGGCCCGGCTCGACGAGCAGCAGTCCCTGCACTACGGCGTCGTGCCGATCCCGGTGCCGCAGGCGGGCGCCAAGCCGGTGGTCGCCCTCGGCGGCGAGGTCGGCGCCGTGCCGGTCACCGGCGGCCCCACCCAGCAGGCCGCGGGCAAGGTGCTCTCCTGCATCCTCTCGGAACCGACGATGCTGGAGTGGAGCAAGGCGCACGCCTACATCCCGTCGAAGACGGCCACCGCGGCCAAGTTCGGCGCCCAGCAGCCCGCGATGCAGGCGTTCGTCGACGAGGTCGGCACCGCCCGCTCCCGCACCGCGGAACTCGGCGAGAAGTACCCCAAGGTCTCGCAGGCGCTGGCCGACGCCCTCCAGGCGGCCCTGACCGGGAAGCTGCCCGCCGACCAGGCTCTCAAGGCCGCGCAGCAGGCGAGCGGGTCGTGA